The Nitrospirales bacterium genome includes a window with the following:
- a CDS encoding energy-coupling factor transporter ATPase, which translates to MSPGRWISELVAVWRQTKLIVLTAQVAAIYAAILIPFKVGIPIIPGFVELRPANAIPLVTSLLFGPVAAWGAGIGNIIGDCFGTLGPASVFGFLGNFFLGLLPYTLWGALGPLSSGTAPHVKAWRPGLEYALICCLASGGCAVIIAWGVEWLGFLPFMVLAPAIFFNNVAMGLFLGPPLLWFLYPRVKQWGLLYPDLLDGQRDMADPAMVRSQSIVRSGASGLTVPDSSLIAELNDITFQYQSSETPALKNLTLTIRRGEWVAIMGRRGSGKSTVCHLLSDLIPRSVPGRLSGHIRTTFEPVSNHDPSGYQRKGVGLVFQDFDAQLLASSVEREVLFPLEYLSPSLSPDEMKERIQWALREVGLEGFSSRDPLSLSGGQRQRLVLATVLVCYPSLLVLDQPLTDLDPQARVQLKELFRILRDQGMTIVLVGQESAEVLQADRLCVLDHGEICWTGTPREFFGSPTLPAQFGIAAIPLAECFVDMNVPMLPVTVEEAWRVMDEQACTLHPKRETSQGYQPNVADCAVAGQDIPLLQVDAVSFEYSGESRVLEDISFIVTQGEFVAVLGKNGSGKSTLSKLLNGLLLPLKGEVFVGGRSTKTTSMSELSRLVGYVFQNPDHQIFAETVWQEVEFGVKNFGFPRSECEQRVADALEAVGLDVDYYRSQDPFSLTKGERQRIAVASILATKPDILIFDEPTTGLDAQEIEQMMNMIFFLHQQGHTILMITHMIHLVATYSTRCILMHEGRVIADDTTRAVFSNPSHLHRASLEVPALTTFSQRWGCTLLTVDEIKAAMEAS; encoded by the coding sequence TTGTCCCCGGGACGTTGGATATCTGAGCTCGTTGCGGTTTGGCGTCAGACGAAGTTAATCGTGCTCACGGCTCAAGTCGCGGCCATCTATGCGGCTATCCTCATCCCGTTCAAAGTCGGCATTCCCATCATTCCCGGGTTTGTCGAATTGCGTCCGGCTAACGCGATTCCTCTAGTCACCTCTCTACTGTTTGGTCCGGTTGCCGCATGGGGCGCGGGCATCGGCAACATTATCGGAGATTGTTTTGGAACGTTAGGCCCCGCCAGTGTCTTTGGATTTCTCGGGAACTTTTTCCTGGGTTTGCTGCCTTACACACTATGGGGAGCCCTTGGTCCCCTCTCTTCAGGGACAGCTCCACATGTCAAAGCTTGGCGGCCCGGACTGGAGTATGCGCTCATTTGTTGCCTTGCTTCTGGGGGGTGTGCGGTCATCATCGCATGGGGCGTGGAATGGTTAGGGTTCCTCCCATTCATGGTCCTGGCGCCGGCCATTTTTTTTAACAATGTGGCGATGGGGTTGTTCCTCGGTCCTCCCCTCCTGTGGTTTCTCTATCCTCGAGTCAAACAATGGGGACTACTCTACCCAGATCTTCTTGACGGACAGCGTGATATGGCTGATCCGGCAATGGTAAGAAGTCAATCAATCGTGCGTAGCGGCGCATCCGGTTTGACAGTACCCGACTCCAGTCTCATCGCTGAATTGAACGATATTACGTTTCAGTATCAATCATCCGAGACTCCGGCGTTGAAAAACCTCACTCTGACCATTCGTCGAGGTGAATGGGTCGCCATCATGGGACGTCGAGGCTCAGGGAAATCGACGGTATGTCATCTGCTCAGCGATCTGATTCCACGGTCTGTTCCCGGCCGGCTTTCCGGGCATATTCGAACAACCTTCGAGCCAGTATCAAACCATGATCCTTCCGGCTATCAGCGCAAGGGCGTTGGCCTGGTGTTTCAAGACTTTGATGCTCAATTACTCGCATCGAGCGTTGAGCGTGAGGTCTTGTTTCCCCTTGAATATCTCTCACCTTCACTTTCACCAGACGAGATGAAGGAGCGAATTCAATGGGCATTGCGCGAGGTAGGCCTGGAGGGCTTTTCTTCACGCGACCCGCTGTCGTTGTCTGGAGGACAGCGGCAGCGATTAGTCCTGGCAACGGTGCTCGTGTGTTACCCCTCTCTCTTGGTCTTGGATCAGCCTTTGACCGACCTTGATCCGCAGGCACGAGTCCAATTGAAAGAACTTTTCAGGATTTTAAGGGATCAAGGCATGACGATCGTCCTTGTAGGGCAAGAGTCGGCGGAAGTCTTGCAGGCGGATCGCCTCTGTGTATTGGATCATGGCGAAATCTGTTGGACAGGAACTCCACGTGAGTTTTTCGGATCGCCAACCTTGCCTGCACAATTCGGCATTGCCGCCATTCCTTTGGCTGAATGTTTCGTCGATATGAATGTCCCGATGCTGCCTGTAACTGTGGAGGAAGCCTGGCGTGTGATGGATGAACAGGCTTGTACGCTTCACCCGAAGCGTGAAACGTCTCAAGGCTATCAACCGAATGTTGCCGACTGTGCGGTCGCAGGCCAGGATATTCCCCTGCTTCAGGTTGATGCCGTATCGTTCGAATACTCCGGTGAGTCTCGAGTCCTTGAAGATATTTCTTTCATTGTGACTCAAGGAGAATTTGTGGCCGTGCTGGGAAAGAATGGGTCGGGAAAAAGTACGTTGAGCAAGCTATTGAATGGCCTTCTCCTTCCGTTGAAGGGCGAGGTGTTTGTCGGAGGCCGCAGTACGAAAACGACCTCGATGAGTGAATTATCCCGGTTGGTGGGGTATGTATTTCAGAATCCTGACCATCAAATTTTTGCGGAGACTGTTTGGCAGGAGGTTGAGTTTGGGGTGAAGAACTTTGGATTTCCCAGATCGGAGTGCGAACAACGGGTTGCCGATGCTCTGGAGGCGGTAGGCCTGGACGTCGACTATTATCGCTCGCAGGATCCTTTTTCTCTCACGAAAGGAGAGCGTCAGCGAATTGCCGTGGCATCGATTTTAGCGACTAAACCTGACATTCTAATTTTTGATGAACCAACGACCGGACTCGATGCTCAAGAGATCGAGCAGATGATGAACATGATTTTCTTCCTTCACCAACAGGGCCACACGATATTGATGATTACACACATGATTCACTTAGTCGCCACGTATTCTACCCGGTGTATTTTAATGCATGAGGGCCGGGTCATCGCTGATGACACGACGCGGGCGGTGTTTTCTAATCCGTCTCACCTTCACCGTGCTTCCCTGGAAGTCCCGGCCTTAACGACGTTTAGCCAACGTTGGGGATGTACCTTATTGACCGTCGACGAAATCAAGGCCGCAATGGAAGCCTCATGA
- a CDS encoding DUF4114 domain-containing protein — MKTLRHLKATSFAILVCGLFLFPSTSMATSVLGGNLVVQHTGNVTATFQGSNAGYISSLYLGDTKIFTTTQAAGSTFDLGNFSAGTVLNFRLAVHNTGHSFFTGPGSNNIDGIAHALINDAFGENETLVSFEDLLGGGDRDYNDLIFSFSNTEAHDPTATNNNKLVANPEPSTVILLGSGLMGLAAWRMRKKNA, encoded by the coding sequence ATGAAAACACTTAGGCATCTCAAAGCGACTTCCTTTGCCATCCTGGTATGTGGACTCTTTCTTTTTCCTTCGACGTCAATGGCAACTTCAGTATTAGGTGGAAATCTGGTCGTTCAACATACCGGAAATGTGACCGCTACGTTTCAAGGCAGCAATGCCGGGTATATCAGTTCACTGTACCTGGGTGACACGAAAATATTCACGACGACTCAAGCCGCTGGCTCGACATTCGACTTAGGAAACTTTTCCGCTGGAACGGTCCTCAATTTTAGGCTTGCCGTTCATAATACAGGTCACTCATTTTTCACTGGTCCCGGATCCAACAACATCGACGGCATCGCTCACGCATTGATTAACGATGCCTTCGGTGAGAACGAAACATTAGTGAGTTTTGAAGACCTTTTGGGAGGGGGAGACAGAGACTACAATGACCTCATCTTTTCTTTTTCAAATACGGAAGCGCACGATCCCACAGCGACAAACAACAACAAGTTAGTAGCCAACCCTGAACCATCAACTGTCATTCTTCTTGGCTCAGGCCTCATGGGATTGGCCGCTTGGCGTATGAGGAAAAAGAACGCATAA
- a CDS encoding ATP-binding cassette domain-containing protein has protein sequence MTKTFPDGTNALQDINWQVEVGETMVLIGESGSGKTTLLRLLNRLDEPTSGEILMMEEEVTLQNPITLRRQIGYVQQDGGLLPHWTVEQNVGLLPTLLGWNPEHRDQRIDQLLTLVGLRPHQYRSRYPITLSGGQRQRVAVARALAGDPDIVLLDEPFGALDALTRIELQEQFLTLKQNLNKTMVLVTHDLREAFYLGDRIAIMKDGRIRQIATPRELQEHPADDYVQNLLQHLPTT, from the coding sequence GTGACAAAAACCTTTCCCGATGGGACCAATGCTCTTCAGGACATCAATTGGCAAGTCGAGGTAGGCGAAACGATGGTGCTTATCGGAGAGAGTGGGTCGGGAAAGACCACGCTCCTCCGACTTCTTAACCGGCTCGACGAGCCAACGTCAGGTGAGATCCTGATGATGGAAGAAGAAGTGACGCTCCAGAACCCGATCACACTCCGTCGACAGATAGGGTACGTCCAACAAGACGGAGGGCTCCTTCCCCATTGGACTGTGGAGCAAAACGTCGGACTCCTTCCGACCCTGCTCGGGTGGAACCCCGAACATCGCGACCAACGCATCGATCAGCTGTTAACCCTGGTTGGCCTCAGGCCACATCAGTACCGCAGCCGCTACCCCATCACCCTTTCAGGGGGCCAGCGACAGCGGGTGGCCGTAGCCCGCGCGCTCGCCGGTGACCCGGACATCGTCCTCCTTGATGAACCGTTTGGAGCGCTTGACGCTCTTACCCGGATCGAGCTTCAAGAACAGTTTCTTACACTTAAACAGAACCTTAATAAAACGATGGTGCTCGTCACCCATGATTTGCGCGAAGCCTTTTACCTTGGGGATCGTATTGCCATCATGAAAGACGGTCGGATACGACAGATAGCTACTCCTCGAGAACTCCAGGAACATCCGGCAGATGACTATGTTCAAAATCTGCTCCAACACCTTCCAACGACCTAG
- a CDS encoding SUMF1/EgtB/PvdO family nonheme iron enzyme, whose amino-acid sequence MISSSVLPVALNEARECMDSIFAHVHPDSFYERGIPERHRLIFYLGHVEAFDWNQVCRWTLGKPSFHETFDQLFEAGIDPKVGTLSQDQPSDWPTLDEVFEYNRRVREEIDQAMEYAPPDIVSIAIEHRWMHVETTAYILHRLPNTSKVIPACSPLRKYPSPIHDMIEVPAGVATLGEEPSTTFGWDNEFNRHEVPVPAFSMSKYKVTNGQYLRFVQEGAAPPSFWVQRGNTWFLRTMFGEQELPLDWPVYVSQREAQAYAAWAGLALPTEAQFHRAAYGTRIGEERLYPWGDDTPDKKYGNFGFHRWDPEPVTAHPEGESDFGFAQLVGNGWEWTSTPFHPFEGFMPHSTYPGYSARFFDDDHYVVKGAGPQTAPCLLRRSFRNWFRPGYPYADIGFRCVQN is encoded by the coding sequence ATGATTTCATCATCCGTGCTCCCCGTGGCATTGAATGAAGCTCGTGAATGCATGGATTCGATCTTTGCGCATGTCCACCCTGATTCGTTTTATGAGCGGGGGATTCCAGAACGTCACCGGTTGATCTTTTATTTAGGACATGTGGAGGCGTTTGATTGGAACCAGGTTTGTCGCTGGACGTTGGGAAAACCTTCATTTCATGAAACCTTTGATCAGTTGTTTGAAGCCGGGATTGACCCGAAGGTAGGTACATTATCTCAAGATCAGCCATCAGACTGGCCTACTCTTGATGAGGTGTTCGAATACAATCGACGAGTGCGTGAAGAGATTGATCAAGCGATGGAATATGCCCCGCCCGATATCGTATCTATTGCGATTGAACATCGGTGGATGCATGTGGAAACGACAGCCTACATTCTTCATCGGCTTCCGAACACCAGTAAAGTGATTCCTGCGTGCTCTCCTCTTCGGAAATATCCATCTCCAATTCATGACATGATTGAGGTGCCGGCGGGTGTTGCGACATTGGGTGAAGAGCCTTCCACGACGTTTGGCTGGGACAATGAGTTTAACCGGCATGAAGTGCCTGTTCCGGCGTTTTCGATGAGTAAGTACAAAGTGACCAATGGGCAGTACCTTCGGTTTGTTCAGGAAGGAGCCGCTCCGCCCTCGTTTTGGGTTCAACGTGGCAACACGTGGTTTCTGCGTACGATGTTCGGAGAACAAGAACTGCCTCTGGATTGGCCGGTCTATGTTTCACAGCGTGAGGCTCAGGCCTATGCGGCATGGGCTGGTTTGGCACTTCCGACCGAAGCCCAGTTCCATCGTGCCGCTTACGGGACACGGATTGGTGAAGAACGCCTTTATCCATGGGGTGACGACACACCTGATAAAAAATATGGGAATTTTGGCTTTCACCGTTGGGATCCCGAACCTGTTACGGCCCACCCGGAAGGGGAGAGTGATTTTGGGTTCGCGCAGCTCGTGGGCAACGGATGGGAGTGGACATCGACGCCGTTTCATCCATTCGAAGGATTCATGCCCCACTCAACGTACCCGGGTTATTCGGCAAGATTTTTTGACGATGATCATTACGTGGTAAAAGGAGCGGGTCCTCAAACAGCTCCGTGTTTGTTGCGTCGTTCGTTCCGAAACTGGTTTCGTCCGGGCTATCCCTATGCCGATATCGGATTTCGCTGCGTGCAAAATTAG
- a CDS encoding DUF4114 domain-containing protein, with amino-acid sequence MRLLPQMKYLAVNLCILALPAIALATPILGGTIAVKHDGNVTATFQGSSAGYISALYLGNTKLFSSTQNAGTTFDLGNFSAGTELQFRLEVQNTGHSFYTGSGANNSDGLAHAIVDESFGENETLVSFEDLLGGGDRDYNDLTFSFSNTNTHLGDKSSGSGDDRLVQNPEPSTVILLGSGILGLAAWRWKKERFLK; translated from the coding sequence ATGAGATTATTACCCCAAATGAAATACCTTGCTGTTAATCTTTGCATTCTCGCTTTGCCAGCAATAGCATTGGCAACCCCCATACTCGGTGGAACCATCGCCGTCAAACATGATGGAAATGTCACGGCTACATTTCAGGGCAGCAGTGCCGGATACATCAGTGCTTTGTACCTGGGAAATACGAAGCTCTTTTCTTCAACACAGAATGCCGGAACAACTTTTGACTTGGGGAATTTTTCTGCGGGAACTGAATTGCAATTTCGACTGGAAGTCCAAAACACAGGTCACTCTTTTTATACCGGTAGCGGGGCCAATAACTCTGATGGTCTGGCTCATGCCATCGTCGATGAATCATTCGGAGAGAACGAGACACTCGTCAGCTTCGAAGATCTTCTTGGAGGAGGCGACCGGGATTATAATGACTTGACCTTTTCCTTCTCTAATACCAATACACACCTGGGCGATAAGTCTTCGGGATCAGGAGATGATAGGTTGGTGCAAAATCCTGAACCTTCCACAGTGATCCTGCTCGGGTCTGGAATACTGGGCTTAGCCGCTTGGCGCTGGAAAAAAGAGCGATTCCTTAAGTAA
- a CDS encoding energy-coupling factor transporter transmembrane protein EcfT: MTISLYLDRDTWIHRLDARTKILGVLALFSLALLYTHPMYLLGVWSLVLFFTASAQAWANIRKFLILLVLLFLYSLVLWPFFIEGQTPLFHWWVFTVSVEGMMLGLSMAMRLTVMVVSGVLLLSTTRLEDFAFGLQRFGVPSPMCFALSLAFRWVPALLGASRLIVQAQRSRGLDLSAGTLGEKIRGYVPLVVPLIGHTLRQTTLLTMALEVKGFRPGRQPHPYNLSTFKFFDYVVLITITCLVGVSWLLRMKGYGV, from the coding sequence ATGACGATTTCACTCTATCTTGATCGAGACACATGGATCCACCGCTTGGATGCCAGGACGAAAATTCTGGGCGTCTTAGCCCTCTTCTCCCTCGCTTTGCTGTATACGCACCCCATGTATCTGTTAGGTGTCTGGAGCCTGGTCCTCTTCTTTACAGCAAGCGCCCAAGCGTGGGCCAATATCCGGAAATTCTTGATCCTTCTTGTCCTCTTGTTTCTGTATAGCCTTGTGCTGTGGCCATTTTTCATTGAAGGCCAGACGCCTCTCTTTCACTGGTGGGTTTTCACCGTATCGGTAGAGGGGATGATGCTCGGGTTGAGTATGGCGATGCGTCTTACGGTAATGGTGGTGAGCGGGGTGCTCTTGCTTTCGACGACACGATTAGAAGATTTTGCATTCGGTCTTCAACGATTCGGGGTTCCTTCCCCGATGTGTTTTGCCCTCTCTCTAGCGTTTCGGTGGGTGCCAGCATTGCTAGGGGCCAGTCGTCTGATCGTACAAGCCCAACGTTCCAGAGGCTTGGATTTGTCAGCAGGAACCTTGGGAGAAAAGATTCGTGGCTATGTTCCATTAGTGGTTCCGTTGATTGGTCACACGCTTCGGCAAACGACATTGCTGACTATGGCCCTTGAGGTGAAAGGCTTTCGTCCGGGACGACAGCCTCATCCGTATAATCTGTCCACCTTCAAGTTTTTCGACTATGTGGTGTTAATCACTATAACGTGTCTGGTGGGAGTGAGTTGGTTATTGAGAATGAAAGGATATGGAGTATAA